Proteins co-encoded in one Candidatus Babeliales bacterium genomic window:
- the tsaD gene encoding tRNA (adenosine(37)-N6)-threonylcarbamoyltransferase complex transferase subunit TsaD, which translates to MAMKLPIVTLGIETSCDETAAAIYHSERGLISSTLYSQIDLHKNFGGVVPELASRSQLEKISPIVYEAIQRAQITLDDIDVVAVTNKPGLPGSLLVGICFAKALAWSKNKKLIGINHLEGHAFSACIEYDIPFPYLCLTASGGHTSLYLIKNFGDYQVLGETQDDAAGEAFDKIAKLMNLPYPGGPVIERLAREVDFKDFYYYPRSRHKTLDFSFSGLKTAVLYDLVKKNAYSLSTKTFLQGENEQFKKEVASSLLVCIADIFEQKLGLALQAYPYVKAITFVGGVACNKYIVERLRVFSVAHAIPFFHPSRDYCTDNAAMIAFVGNYKAQQGLFADFTLDINE; encoded by the coding sequence ATGGCCATGAAATTGCCTATAGTAACACTCGGTATTGAAACATCTTGTGATGAAACTGCGGCAGCCATTTATCATAGTGAACGAGGGTTGATTTCTAGTACGCTTTATTCACAAATAGATTTACATAAAAATTTTGGTGGTGTTGTGCCAGAACTTGCTTCACGATCACAATTAGAAAAAATAAGTCCTATTGTATATGAAGCAATTCAGAGGGCGCAGATAACATTAGATGATATAGATGTTGTTGCAGTTACTAATAAACCAGGTCTTCCTGGTTCACTTCTTGTAGGTATTTGCTTTGCAAAAGCATTAGCGTGGTCAAAAAATAAAAAATTAATTGGTATAAATCATTTGGAAGGGCATGCATTTTCAGCATGTATAGAATATGACATTCCGTTCCCTTATTTGTGCTTAACCGCGTCGGGAGGCCATACATCATTATATCTTATAAAAAATTTTGGTGATTACCAGGTGCTTGGAGAAACGCAGGATGATGCTGCTGGTGAAGCTTTTGATAAAATTGCAAAATTAATGAACTTGCCGTATCCGGGCGGACCTGTTATTGAAAGACTGGCACGGGAAGTTGATTTTAAAGATTTCTATTATTATCCGCGTAGTAGGCATAAAACATTAGATTTTAGTTTTTCTGGATTGAAAACTGCTGTTTTATATGATTTAGTTAAAAAAAACGCTTATAGTTTATCAACTAAAACATTTTTACAAGGAGAGAATGAACAATTTAAAAAAGAAGTTGCGAGCTCTCTACTTGTTTGTATTGCGGATATTTTTGAACAAAAGCTTGGACTTGCTTTGCAGGCCTATCCCTATGTGAAAGCAATTACTTTTGTTGGTGGTGTTGCATGTAACAAATACATTGTTGAACGACTACGTGTATTTTCTGTAGCGCATGCCATTCCTTTTTTCCATCCATCGCGTGATTATTGCACAGATAATGCAGCAATGATAGCTTTTGTTGGTAATTATAAAGCGCAACAAGGCTTATTTGCAGATTTTACACTTGATATTAATGAATAA
- a CDS encoding DUF2062 domain-containing protein, whose protein sequence is MIFTKLKLLAERLVAQEQSPHKLALTCALGVFVGISPLIGLHTIMTLLFGWIFALNIPTIFAISVLINNPWTMVPVYSIDHFFGRWLFSTLNIDYVNLDPTWIESCNLFLKEHTGVTGLSLSAFLIGGNVLALAVSCILYPCMKRMFTIYLSQKLLPTR, encoded by the coding sequence ATGATATTTACAAAACTTAAATTATTAGCGGAGCGATTAGTGGCTCAGGAACAATCTCCCCATAAACTTGCGTTAACATGTGCACTAGGGGTATTTGTTGGTATTTCGCCGCTAATTGGCTTACATACCATCATGACATTATTATTTGGCTGGATTTTTGCATTAAATATCCCCACTATTTTTGCCATTTCAGTGCTCATTAATAATCCTTGGACTATGGTACCTGTTTATTCTATTGATCACTTCTTTGGTAGATGGTTATTCTCAACACTAAATATAGATTATGTAAATTTGGATCCTACATGGATAGAATCATGCAATCTTTTTTTAAAAGAGCATACTGGCGTTACAGGATTATCATTATCAGCATTTTTGATCGGAGGCAATGTACTCGCTTTAGCTGTCAGCTGCATATTATACCCATGCATGAAACGCATGTTTACCATTTATTTATCACAAAAATTATTACCTACACGATAG
- the smpB gene encoding SsrA-binding protein SmpB: MKLIAQNKKAYHDYDISEKIEAGIVLTGDEVKSLRAGQVSLIGSFAAIRNGEMTLVNCRIAPYAKAYIKDEEAAIRSRILLLHKRQILRLLGEIAQKGVTVVPLSIYFTDKSKIKLELGIAKHKKAPSKKKELKERDIKRETDRALKANR, translated from the coding sequence ATGAAATTAATAGCTCAAAATAAAAAAGCATATCATGATTACGATATATCAGAAAAAATTGAAGCTGGCATCGTATTAACTGGCGATGAAGTGAAATCACTACGCGCTGGGCAAGTTTCACTTATTGGCTCCTTTGCTGCAATTCGTAATGGTGAAATGACATTAGTCAATTGTCGTATTGCACCCTATGCAAAAGCTTATATTAAGGACGAAGAAGCTGCGATACGCAGTCGTATTCTTTTACTTCATAAACGTCAAATTTTACGTCTTTTGGGCGAAATTGCTCAAAAAGGTGTTACCGTAGTACCATTATCTATCTATTTTACTGATAAAAGTAAAATTAAATTAGAATTAGGTATTGCAAAACATAAGAAAGCACCTAGTAAGAAAAAAGAACTTAAAGAACGTGATATTAAGCGAGAAACTGATCGAGCCTTAAAAGCGAATAGATAA
- a CDS encoding glycosyltransferase — MRIFFVTNSYTPYSGGVISSIIATTDALRSQGHEVFIITLDFLDTHQHNDPDYVIRVTCPIKFMYKKNHMAIPWRPMRAIIELCKKYCPDIIHVHHPFLLGVSALHAARSYGIPCIFTYHTLYEQYAHYIPLPKVCIKPLIQLTVVRFCKLVDGIIAPSSAVKKFLSEQRITTPIIVIPSALRSVFFTQDKVNDSLYTKKPYELLVVSRFVPEKNIPFVFDVFKLLPEEFNLTLVGYGIDYKKIKQYAFDIVCLSPDRVRFIHKPPIDDLLLLYRNADFFIFPSQTDTQGIVLAEAMSQGLPVIALDGPGQQDIIINGVNGFIVTDEQHAAITIINTLSNPTLYHQLREGACTTAQKYHSHNIIKKIINFYQDILY, encoded by the coding sequence ATGCGCATATTTTTTGTAACTAACAGTTATACTCCTTATTCCGGTGGTGTTATTAGTTCAATTATTGCAACTACTGATGCATTGCGATCGCAAGGACATGAAGTTTTTATTATTACGCTCGATTTTTTAGATACTCATCAACATAATGATCCAGATTATGTTATTCGTGTTACATGCCCCATTAAATTTATGTATAAAAAAAATCATATGGCAATTCCATGGCGACCAATGCGAGCTATCATAGAATTATGTAAGAAATATTGTCCCGATATTATACATGTGCATCATCCTTTTTTATTAGGTGTTAGTGCCTTACATGCTGCACGAAGTTATGGAATTCCCTGTATTTTTACCTATCATACTCTTTATGAGCAATATGCACATTATATACCGCTACCAAAAGTATGTATAAAACCACTGATACAATTAACAGTTGTGCGATTTTGCAAATTAGTTGATGGTATTATTGCACCAAGTAGTGCTGTTAAAAAATTTCTTAGTGAGCAACGCATAACTACTCCTATTATAGTTATTCCGAGTGCATTACGTTCCGTTTTTTTTACACAGGATAAAGTAAATGATTCTTTATATACAAAAAAACCATATGAACTTTTAGTTGTTAGTAGATTTGTTCCAGAAAAAAATATACCTTTTGTTTTTGATGTTTTTAAACTGCTTCCAGAGGAATTTAATCTTACTCTTGTTGGCTATGGCATTGATTATAAAAAAATAAAACAGTATGCATTTGATATAGTATGTTTATCTCCAGATCGTGTACGCTTTATCCACAAACCACCTATTGATGATTTATTACTTCTGTATCGCAACGCGGATTTTTTTATTTTCCCCTCACAAACAGATACGCAAGGAATTGTTTTGGCTGAGGCAATGTCACAAGGATTACCAGTAATAGCCCTCGATGGTCCTGGGCAACAAGATATTATTATTAATGGAGTAAATGGTTTTATTGTTACTGATGAACAACATGCAGCTATAACAATCATAAACACTTTGTCTAATCCGACATTGTATCACCAGCTGAGAGAGGGTGCATGCACTACTGCGCAAAAATATCATTCTCATAATATCATTAAAAAAATTATTAATTTTTATCAGGATATATTATATTAA
- a CDS encoding transaldolase family protein produces MKIFLDTANTEFIQQWAQTGLIDGVTTNPTHLSKEGNDPTKVVLAICEFLPLGVISVEVVETEPEDVYMQAHKIAALSENIVVKIPCHARYYHIIKKLVAEGISLNITLLFSLAQGLMMAKLGVDYISPFIGRLDDHGENGLGLVKQLRHMLDWYGFETQLLAASIRDVTHFEQVIVAGADIATVPIAVFEQSVKHELTDKGMVQFLADWNKLNITHFP; encoded by the coding sequence ATGAAAATATTTTTGGATACTGCTAATACTGAGTTCATACAGCAATGGGCTCAAACTGGATTAATCGATGGTGTTACCACTAATCCTACGCATTTAAGCAAGGAAGGTAATGATCCTACTAAAGTAGTTCTTGCCATTTGTGAATTTCTGCCATTAGGTGTAATTAGCGTTGAAGTGGTTGAAACAGAACCAGAAGATGTATATATGCAGGCACATAAAATTGCCGCATTATCAGAAAATATAGTTGTAAAAATTCCTTGTCATGCACGTTATTATCATATTATTAAGAAACTTGTTGCAGAAGGAATTTCTCTTAATATTACGTTGCTTTTTTCTCTTGCACAGGGACTCATGATGGCAAAATTAGGAGTAGATTATATTTCTCCATTTATTGGTAGATTAGATGATCATGGTGAAAATGGTTTAGGATTGGTTAAACAATTGCGTCATATGCTTGATTGGTACGGATTTGAAACACAACTACTCGCTGCATCAATTAGAGATGTTACCCATTTTGAACAGGTTATTGTGGCGGGTGCTGATATAGCAACAGTGCCAATTGCTGTATTTGAACAATCAGTTAAGCATGAGTTAACTGATAAAGGGATGGTACAATTTTTAGCTGATTGGAATAAATTAAATATCACACACTTTCCATAA
- a CDS encoding vitamin K epoxide reductase family protein, giving the protein MIIIIGIIGLVISVYGIFVERKLKQDINYKAACDISDKISCTRPLLSSYAAMLGISNIWASALYYCAIIIMAILQLKTMLFITSCAGVIVSVIFAYILYFKIRSFCLICTSLYIVNIALLTVSYFS; this is encoded by the coding sequence ATGATAATAATTATTGGAATAATTGGGCTTGTCATTTCTGTATATGGTATATTCGTTGAGCGTAAACTTAAACAAGATATCAACTACAAAGCTGCATGCGATATTTCTGATAAAATATCGTGTACTCGTCCATTGTTGAGTTCATATGCTGCCATGTTAGGTATTTCAAATATTTGGGCTTCAGCATTATATTATTGCGCAATTATTATAATGGCTATATTACAATTAAAAACTATGCTATTTATAACATCATGTGCAGGAGTGATAGTTTCAGTTATCTTTGCTTATATTTTATATTTTAAAATTAGATCATTTTGTTTGATCTGTACGTCACTTTATATTGTTAATATAGCACTTCTGACAGTATCTTATTTTTCTTGA
- the ligD gene encoding non-homologous end-joining DNA ligase: MKLKSGRYIIEISNSDKILFGISAITKNDLIRYYDFIAPIMLPHVKNRPISMQRFPSGIDHEGFFQKDAGDYFPSWITRVAIPKQEGGIVNYVVIDKPATLIYLANQGCITPHVWLNRIDNLEKPDRMIFDLDPADALSFKYVQRAAKKLKKILDDCSLPSFCMLTGSRGAHIVVPLKRVHTFDDTRDFAYNVAFLLAQYYPDLVTIDIHKSDRGNRVFIDWLRNGFGSTVVAPYAVRAREKAPVAMPVTWQELLSSGMSSQKYTIANVKNRISTIGDVWHDIQQHIVILKKARDKINTMLE, translated from the coding sequence ATGAAGTTAAAGAGTGGTCGCTACATTATTGAGATTAGTAATAGCGACAAAATATTGTTTGGTATATCAGCCATAACAAAAAATGATTTAATACGTTATTATGATTTTATAGCTCCTATTATGTTGCCTCATGTTAAAAATCGTCCGATATCAATGCAGCGATTTCCAAGCGGTATAGATCATGAAGGTTTTTTTCAAAAAGATGCAGGTGATTATTTTCCTTCATGGATTACTCGCGTAGCTATACCAAAACAGGAAGGTGGAATAGTTAACTATGTTGTGATTGATAAACCTGCAACGTTGATATATTTGGCAAATCAAGGCTGTATTACTCCTCATGTATGGTTAAATCGTATTGATAATCTTGAAAAACCTGATCGAATGATTTTTGATTTGGATCCTGCAGATGCTTTATCTTTTAAATATGTCCAACGTGCCGCAAAAAAATTAAAAAAAATACTTGATGATTGTAGTTTGCCTTCCTTTTGTATGCTAACAGGATCACGTGGAGCTCATATAGTTGTGCCCCTCAAGCGAGTGCATACCTTTGATGATACGCGTGATTTTGCGTATAATGTTGCATTTTTACTTGCTCAATATTATCCAGATTTGGTAACAATAGATATTCATAAATCTGATCGTGGCAATCGAGTATTTATTGATTGGTTGCGTAATGGATTTGGTTCTACTGTTGTTGCGCCTTATGCAGTACGTGCGCGTGAAAAGGCTCCTGTTGCTATGCCTGTTACCTGGCAAGAATTATTATCTTCAGGGATGAGTTCGCAAAAATATACGATTGCTAATGTTAAAAATCGAATAAGTACAATTGGTGATGTGTGGCATGATATACAACAACATATTGTAATATTAAAAAAGGCACGTGATAAAATTAATACCATGCTAGAGTAA
- a CDS encoding DNA polymerase ligase N-terminal domain-containing protein — translation MKKAIALLAIFIGLEFMNLMTKKKSTNPIFVIQKHSATHLHYDFRLEIDGVLKSWAIPKGPSTDPHDKRLAIETTDHPMWYATFEGVIPEGTYGAGPVIVWDRGTFEHINNVIDGTSISLADSYKNGHIDINLKGKKLHGGYTLIRISKIKKWLCIKKDDEYADARRNPVNSQPESVISGKTIEEIEKIGSKK, via the coding sequence TTGAAAAAAGCAATAGCGCTATTAGCCATTTTTATTGGATTAGAATTTATGAATTTAATGACAAAAAAAAAGAGTACTAACCCCATTTTTGTGATACAAAAACATAGCGCTACTCATCTTCACTATGATTTTAGATTAGAAATTGACGGCGTACTTAAATCATGGGCTATTCCTAAAGGCCCATCAACCGATCCTCACGATAAACGTCTTGCTATTGAAACAACAGATCATCCGATGTGGTATGCAACTTTTGAAGGAGTTATACCTGAAGGTACATATGGTGCAGGCCCGGTGATAGTTTGGGATAGAGGAACTTTTGAACATATCAATAACGTAATAGATGGTACATCTATTTCTCTTGCTGATAGTTATAAAAATGGACATATAGATATCAATCTTAAGGGTAAAAAATTACACGGAGGTTATACGCTTATTCGCATAAGTAAGATAAAAAAATGGTTATGTATAAAAAAAGATGATGAATACGCTGATGCGCGTCGTAATCCTGTTAATTCACAACCAGAATCAGTTATTTCAGGTAAAACAATAGAAGAGATAGAAAAGATTGGATCTAAAAAATAA
- a CDS encoding ankyrin repeat domain-containing protein, translated as MENRQTGVLRLFIILGFFSVSIFFLNNNKKNILIATHIDLSNFKIDNMGHLSLDQMYESMSSLFLAHDTELIIKVISQFKYRFAYDFVEKMITDNDICLSCEEKIYIIYGLIARCGEKKAEQYDFFDLVIKYPILYAKTPLLLLLARGKYADMIALFIAWGKDRQKNTPPHNLLSHCIDEALTAAIKDNDSMSVEMLFSKKIRLSPIKACSLLWYVIEHEKNSDLISLLVHHAQADVNYVSNGKTPLIAAVEKNNIQIVRTLLDEGAVVDRFLDGEYETALHIAIKYKYSSVELLLREYGAA; from the coding sequence ATGGAAAATAGGCAGACGGGAGTGTTGCGATTATTTATTATTTTGGGATTTTTTAGTGTGAGTATATTTTTTTTGAATAATAATAAAAAGAATATACTCATCGCAACGCATATTGATCTCTCAAATTTTAAAATAGATAATATGGGGCATCTTTCTTTGGATCAAATGTACGAATCTATGAGCTCATTATTTCTTGCTCATGACACTGAACTTATTATTAAAGTTATAAGTCAATTTAAATATCGTTTTGCGTATGATTTTGTTGAAAAAATGATAACAGATAATGATATATGTTTATCATGCGAAGAAAAAATATATATTATTTATGGTCTTATTGCACGATGTGGTGAAAAAAAAGCTGAACAATATGATTTTTTCGATCTTGTCATTAAATATCCTATTCTTTATGCTAAAACTCCTCTTTTACTTTTATTAGCGAGAGGCAAATATGCGGATATGATAGCTTTATTTATTGCATGGGGAAAAGATCGTCAAAAAAATACACCACCTCATAATTTGTTATCGCATTGTATTGATGAAGCATTAACTGCTGCGATTAAGGATAATGACTCTATGTCTGTGGAAATGTTATTCAGTAAAAAAATTCGTCTTTCTCCAATTAAGGCTTGTTCGTTATTGTGGTATGTTATTGAACATGAAAAAAATAGTGATTTGATTTCATTGTTAGTTCATCATGCACAAGCAGATGTTAATTATGTAAGTAATGGAAAAACACCATTAATTGCAGCTGTTGAAAAAAATAATATACAGATTGTGCGAACATTATTGGATGAAGGGGCAGTGGTTGATCGCTTTCTTGATGGTGAATATGAAACGGCATTACATATTGCGATAAAATATAAATATTCTTCTGTTGAACTACTACTACGTGAATATGGCGCGGCATAA
- a CDS encoding RsmE family RNA methyltransferase, with the protein MKNIREMNKERHEFAFFIESLSLLVQKNYPDNNIIVVDEKLCNRMMNVLRLCSGDQCIFFDRTMYIIAIVKAFVGKKQIHILIKSAQSTIVLRPKITFLLPLLKRDDLESALYALAEIGVNDIQLISTQKTVYQWSAYRDSERADKILIAAAEQSKNFAYPTLKAPIPLVEALQKYSEEENSIKIFFDPAGRKFFDVMHMMHSNKPSVSVLLIGPEGDLSWEEKKIVEAHKFIFCALTPTVVRAVQATSLAAGFVRSLL; encoded by the coding sequence ATGAAGAATATACGAGAAATGAATAAGGAAAGACATGAATTTGCTTTTTTTATAGAATCATTATCTTTATTGGTACAGAAAAACTACCCTGATAATAATATTATAGTAGTGGATGAAAAACTGTGTAATCGAATGATGAATGTTTTGAGACTATGTAGTGGAGATCAATGTATTTTTTTTGATCGAACTATGTATATAATTGCGATTGTTAAAGCATTTGTTGGTAAAAAACAGATACACATACTGATTAAATCAGCACAATCGACTATAGTCTTGCGCCCTAAAATTACTTTTTTGTTACCACTATTAAAGCGAGATGATCTTGAATCAGCTTTGTATGCATTAGCAGAAATTGGTGTAAATGATATACAATTAATTTCTACACAAAAAACAGTATATCAATGGTCTGCGTATCGAGATAGTGAAAGAGCAGATAAAATATTAATTGCTGCAGCAGAACAGTCAAAAAATTTTGCGTACCCTACATTAAAAGCACCTATTCCTTTAGTTGAAGCATTACAAAAATATAGCGAAGAAGAGAATTCAATAAAAATTTTCTTTGACCCTGCAGGTAGAAAGTTTTTTGATGTAATGCACATGATGCATAGTAATAAGCCCAGTGTTAGTGTGTTGCTTATAGGGCCAGAGGGAGATTTAAGTTGGGAAGAAAAAAAAATAGTAGAAGCACATAAATTTATTTTTTGTGCTCTTACTCCTACTGTTGTGCGAGCTGTTCAAGCAACATCTCTTGCTGCTGGTTTTGTTCGTTCACTTCTTTAG